Proteins from a single region of Ziziphus jujuba cultivar Dongzao chromosome 1, ASM3175591v1:
- the LOC107434105 gene encoding RING-H2 finger protein ATL74 — MYYHLCLFLLHQTLLSISIFSPLKTSILSMAQTHPPSPTPTSTIPCHDHQPDSIDFNIMVIMAAIICAFVCALGLNSTLQCVFRCANRVFTEPVEWVASRRINSGLKKREMVALPTSTYENSSPAGSPSSSASECAICLVDFCEGDKIRVLPKCKHRFHVVCIDTWLLSRSSCPNCRNRLKSNDYSKPSLEEILTS, encoded by the coding sequence ATGTACTACCATCTATGTCTCTTCCTCCTCCATCAAACTCTACTATCTATCTCTATCTTTTCCCCACTAAAAACCTCCATACTTTCTATGGCTCAAACACACCCTCCCTCTCCTACTCCGACCTCCACCATACCTTGTCATGATCATCAACCAGATTCCATTGATTTCAATATCATGGTGATCATGGCCGCCATTATATGTGCATTTGTTTGTGCTCTTGGCCTTAATTCTACATTACAATGTGTTTTTCGATGCGCTAATCGAGTCTTCACAGAGCCAGTGGAATGGGTGGCTTCCCGGAGGATCAATTCGGGActaaagaaaagagaaatggTTGCTTTGCCTACTTCAACGTATGAGAATTCATCGCCGGCTGGGTCTCCATCATCATCAGCTTCGGAATGTGCTATTTGTCTGGTGGACTTCTGTGAAGGGGACAAGATACGGGTTCTGCCCAAATGTAAACATCGCTTTCATGTTGTTTGCATTGACACGTGGCTTCTCTCTCGCTCTTCTTGCCCTAATTGCAGGAATAGGCTCAAGTCTAATGACTACTCCAAGCCCTCTCTAGAAGAGATTCTCACTTCTTAG